A window from Athalia rosae chromosome 5, iyAthRosa1.1, whole genome shotgun sequence encodes these proteins:
- the LOC105685874 gene encoding GRB2-associated-binding protein 2, producing the protein MDAIKTSQEIVHEGWLIKSPPSKLWRARWRKRWFALRHSGELPGQYFLEYYTDRRCRKLKGRIDLDQCEQVDAGLRFENRKQKYQFMFDVKTPKRTYYLVAESEADMNKWVDAVCQVCGLKAYTQDEEQQCQMFQFESQESPPISPTGTISGPYIPISECISGRSLNDASSLSSAMGQGRAQFSDAPRWNAPSPPRSPTTTDAESVFTDDEWTAPVPSVNWETFPTNTERRSSHPSGEAEIGSWSVMKRFGKLQIVDSTTPPAVEKIPAPPRPPKPPHMAPENFGHNYLNLDSATESSKPTTPATPAPSTPATAIVTDETYDFPRSHQPGPNKDLNANTAGRPARHCYSNAAPTSTDGHVFSYDFHDDEPSSPRSECSATATYSNLPSPLTSDPLNTVPSTMPPPPPVVHRDLKPGRRTSDSTSIISNEPSPGPILPVPELSSTEHSPAEPPSINRKLKPSLAKSPLDGPLQLASPPGKGRIRAAPSPTPPLHSLSARHQSTSDEDNNAYDDKEEIYFFQDKNKFIPASHRSMEALQYLDLDLGASFMSPPLPSAQSPPNTTVYKTVDFFKTKAFNRTRQRVEEERKQCTAELT; encoded by the exons ATGGATGCGATCAAAACGAGTCAAGAAATCGTCCACGAAGGCTGGCTCATCAAATCGCCACCTTCGAAATTGTGGAGGGCG AGATGGAGAAAACGCTGGTTCGCTCTACGGCACAGTGGAGAGTTGCCTGGGCAATACTTCTTGGAATACTATACGGATAGACGTTGCCGCAAGTTGAAAGGTCGGATAGATTTGGATCAATGCGAGCAG GTGGATGCTGGCTTGAGGTTTGAGAATAGAAAGCAAAAATACCAATTTATGTTTGACGTCAAGACTCCAAAGAGGACCTATTACCTGGTCGCAGAAAGTGAAGCCGACATGAACAAGTGGGTAGATGCAGTTTGCCAAGTCTGTGGCCTCAAAGCctacacacaggatgaggAACAACAATGTCAGA TGTTTCAGTTTGAGTCTCAAGAATCGCCTCCAATCTCACCAACTGGTACCATCTCTGGTCCTTACATTCCTATCAGCGAATGCATTTCTGGTAGATCATTGAATGATGCCAGCTCTCTGAGTTCAGCTATGGGTCAGGGCAGGGCGCAATTTAGCGATGCGCCAAGATGGAATGCTCCCTCACCTCCCAGATCACCAACCACAACTGATGCCGAAAGTGTTTTCACCGATGACGAATGGACTGCACCAGTGCCTAGCGTCAATTGGGAAACCTTTCCAACTAACA CTGAGCGCAGATCAAGCCATCCGTCTGGGGAGGCTGAAATTGGCTCGTGGAGTGTCATGAAACGATTTGGGAAGCTTCAAATTGTTGACTCAACAACCCCTCCAGCAGTTGAAAAGATTCCAGCTCCACCTCGACCCCCTAAACCACCTCACATGGCGCCTGAAAATTTTGGTCACAATTATCTTAATCTGGACAGCGCTACGGAAAGTTCAAAACCTACAACACCTGCTACACCTGCTCCATCTACGCCGGCTACCGCGATTGTGACTGATGAAACCTACGACTTTCCACGGTCGCATCAACCAGGGCCAAATAAAGATTTGAACGCAAATACAGCTGGGCGACCAGCTAGGCATTGTTATTCAAATGCTGCACCAACGAGTACAGATGGCCACGTTTTTAGTTATGACTTTCACGATGACGAACCATCCAGTCCACGTTCAGAATGTTCAGCAACGGCAACTTACTCTAATTTGCCAAGCCCTTTGACTTCAGACCCTTTGAATACTGTACCAAGCACAATGCCACCACCCCCACCAGTTGTTCATAGAGACTTGAAACCAGGCAGGAGGACTAGCGACTCAACCTCAATTATCAGCAACGAACCATCACCTGGCCCCATTTTGCCTGTACCAGAATTGAGCTCAACTGAACATTCACCTGCTGAACCACCTAGTATTAATAGGAAGCTTAAACCTTCACTTGCAAAGTCACCTCTTGATG GTCCATTACAACTGGCATCACCGCCAGGAAAAGGCAGAATACGTGCAGCACCCAGTCCTACACCACCGTTGCATTCTTTGTCCGCTCGACATCAGTCAACATCAGATGAGGATAACAATGCTTACGATGACAAAGAAGAG ATCTACTTCTTCCAAGACAAGAACAAGTTCATCCCTGCTTCGCATCGCTCTATGGAAGCTCTGCAATATCTTGATCTAGATCTTGGAGCAAGTTTCATGTCACCACCTTTGCCATCTGCCCAATCACCACCAAATACAACTGTCTACAAAACTGTAGACTTCTTCAAAACTAAAGCATTCAATCGAACTAGACAACGAGTAGAGGAGGAGCGAAAGCAGTGCACCGCTGAATTAACGTAA
- the LOC105685872 gene encoding polyamine-transporting ATPase 13A3-like has translation MSNPNGLEKSGNDAKSYYQTLNSGKDDEMRVLGFEKSTLGTLLAHVSFVLSIGIIRLFFHWYPKLHLYATHRECPLVQATRLLIIDDYQGKYKSYFVKDLRTVSTKNLSSKSLSEKLGQVDEDLIKKIQGRKLTIKLENGTLREVDEYRAFWCKKQCYIWDTKRSEFSKLVGLDSHVLCTDLHQGQGMSKEEQLLRRIVYGNNEILVPVQSILVLLLLECINPFYIFQVFTLVVWFVEGYLYYTIAIISMSVFGITSSILQTRRNQKNLHGTVASSETVRVCRAPGVFENISSAELVPGDIIELPKYQGTVICDAVLLTGHCILNESMLTGESVPVTKTPLPRRSVLYDGKSCSPHTLYSGTIIIQTRYYGDGPVLARVIRTGLQTSRGALVAAILYPPPADFKFDQDSYKFIAILAFIATCGFLYTVVTKMSRGITAGDIAIKALDIITIVIPPALPAAMTVGKLYAQARLKRAEIYCINSRVINVAGSLNCVCFDKTGTLTEDGLDMWGVVPNTNGVLENSVKDIPTLKAHPLFEGMLVCHSLTLIGEELCGDPLDVKMFESTGWVLEEPDISDTSKYDLLIPTVVKPPKDDNFTENMNQISEIGIIQQYHFSSMLQRMSVIIRVLGSKHYVSYTKGSPEMILSLSKIETIPKDIMESLQQYTEQGYRVIAMGRTVVESNYAKIQRMPREQVEQNLEFLGLVIMENRLKEPTIEVIKELKEANLHVVMITGDNIQTAVSVAKDCGILSPSETVIDVTVLPGNLKRPPEIFFNAQGFPNKMKIQDKKLMIPTLEAIERAIDIDSYRFALTGQTWALLREHYADILSRICVRGAVFARMTSDQKQQLVTELMQLGYYVAMCGDGANDCGALKAAHAGVSLSESESSVASPFTARTPDIRCILQVIRQGRAALVTSFGIFKFMVAYSLTEFTSVIILYSIDSNLTDLQFLFIDICLIVNFAFFFGKTRAYEGRLARSPPNTSLLSFTPLLSLTLLMLVMSAFQTMAFYVVQHFPGFVPFKFTAETGYTCWQNYSVFCVSLFQYITMAIAFSRGKPYRMPIYTNTAFIMSILLLTVICIYITAYPANWVINALQLTLPPGYEWRVLILTLGLANFLLCLFVESFIIEFLIEKKLRPKLYRPEKSKKSYLAVVHYLKNNSGWPRLSTAKPTLHITSSLENMTKVMNTTFIADIDSHTESGESDALDNFSPMELAQGSKHGVYNNAFVDDEDSAKVNFPSNC, from the exons ATGAGCAATCCGAATG GGTTGGAAAAAAGCGGAAATGATGCGAAATCTTACTATCAGACACTCAACAGTGGCAAAGATGACGAAATG CGGGTGCTCGGTTTTGAGAAGAGCACATTGGGGACTCTCCTGGCTCACGTATCGTTCGTCTTAAGTATCGGAATaattagattattttttcactggTACCCCAAGCTGCACTTGTACGCAACGCATCGGGAATGTCCTCTGGTTCAAGCTACGAGATTGctgataatt gatGATTATCAAGGAAAGTACAAATCGTATTTTGTAAAAGATCTAAGGACGGTGTCGACTAAAAATTTGAG TTCGAAATCGCTTAGTGAAAAACTCGGACAAGTCGATGAAGatcttataaaaaaaatccagggCAGAAAGTTAACGATCAAATTGGAAAATGGCACCTTACGCGAAGTCGACGAGTACAGAGCTTTTTGGTGTAAAAAACAGTGCTACATCTGGGACACGAAAAGGTcagaattttccaaacttGTCGGTTTGGACAGCCACGTTCTATGCACCGATCTTCATCAGGGACAAGGAATGTCAAAGGAGGAACAATTGCTAAG GAGGATCGTTtatggaaataatgaaatattagTCCCAGTGCAGAGCATATTGGTCCTTCTTTTGCTGGAATGCATAAATCCattctatatttttcaagtCTTTACCTTGGTGGTGTGGTTTGTCGAAGGATACCTTTATTACACCATCGCCATTATCAGCATGTCAGTCTTCGGAATAACGAGCTCCATTTTGCAGACACGCAGG AACCAGAAAAATCTTCACGGGACTGTTGCCTCTTCGGAAACTGTACGAGTTTGCAGAGCGCCaggagtttttgaaaatatttccagtGCGGAACTTGTACCCGGTGATATCATTGAGCTGCCAAAATATCAAGGAACAGTAATCTGTGACGCGGTTCTACTCACCGGTCATTGCATACTCAATGAATCGATGCTAAcag gagAATCTGTGCCAGTAACAAAAACTCCCCTACCACGACGTTCAGTATTATACGATGGAAAAAGCTGCTCACCGCATACCCTATACAGCGGCACAATCATAATACAGACGAG GTATTACGGCGATGGACCAGTTTTGGCAAGAGTCATTAGAACCGGCCTTCAAACCAGCAGAGGAGCCTTAGTAGCAGCGATTCTGTACCCACCGCCGGcagatttcaaatttgatcAAGACTCGTACAAATTTATCGCAATACTTGCTTTTATAGCAACCTGTGGTTTTTTATACACGGTTGTCACAAAG ATGTCTCGAGGAATCACAGCCGGCGATATTGCGATCAAAGCTTTAGACATAATAACCATTGTTATACCTCCTGCATTGCCAGCAGCCATGACGGTTGGGAAGTTGTATGCTCAAGCAAGGTTGAAGCGTGCGGAAATTTATTGCATAAACAGCAGAGTAATCAATGTTGCAGGAAGTTTGAACTGCGTATGCTTCGACAAG ACCGGTACTCTGACTGAAGATGGGCTAGACATGTGGGGAGTGGTACCAAATACTAACGGAGTTCTTGAGAATTCCGTCAAAGATATACCTACTCTGAAAGCTCATCCACTGTTCGAAGGAATGCTGGTTTGTCATAGTCTAACGTTGATTGGGGAAGAACTTTGCGGAGATCCTTTAGATGTTAAG ATGTTCGAAAGCACTGGATGGGTTCTTGAAGAACCGGATATTTCGGATACCAGCAAGTATGATTTGCTGATACCAACGGTCGTCAAACCACCAAAAGATGACAATTTTACTGAGAATATGAATCAGATATCGGAAATCGGGATCATCCAACAGTACCACTTTTCCAGTATGTTACAAAGGATGTCTGTAATCATACGAGTGCTGGGCTCAAAGCACTATGTATCTTACACTAAAGGTTCTCCAGAAATGATCTTGAGCTTGAGTAAAATTGAAACTATACCCAAGGATATCATGGAATCATTGCAACAGTACACTGAACAAGGATATCGAGTCATAGCTATGGGTCGCACGGTCGTTGAAAGTAACTATGCAAAG ATTCAGAGGATGCCGAGGGAACAAGTGGAGCAGAATCTAGAATTTTTGGGATTAGTTATCATGGAGAACCGTCTCAAAGAGCCGACGATAGAAGTCATAAAAGAATTGAAGGAAGCCAACCTACACGTGGTAATGATAACAG gaGACAATATTCAAACTGCTGTCAGCGTGGCGAAAGATTGTGGTATACTTTCGCCATCTGAAACTGTGATAGATGTTACAGTTTTACCAGGCAACTTGAAAAGACcacctgaaatatttttcaatgctcAAGGATTTCCCAATAAAATG AAAATTCAAGATAAAAAACTAATGATACCTACGCTGGAAGCGATAGAGAGAGCAATAGATATCGACAGCTACAGATTTGCTTTAACTGGTCAAACTTGGGCACTTCTGCGGGAGCATTATGCAGACATATTATCTCGGATCTGTGTGCGAGGGGCTGTATTTGCTCGAATGACGAGCGATCAAAAGCAGCAACTCGTTACGGAGCTCATGCAACTTGGATACTATGTTG CAATGTGCGGAGATGGTGCTAACGACTGCGGAGCATTAAAAGCAGCACATGCCGGAGTTTCCCTATCAGAGTCTGAGTCCAG CGTCGCAAGTCCTTTTACTGCACGCACACCAGACATTAGATGTATACTCCAAGTGATAAGGCAAGGAAGAGCAGCATTGGTGACGtcatttggaattttcaaattcatggTCGCGTATTCACTCACCGAATTTACATCTGTAATAATATTGTATTCCATCGACTCGAATTTAACCgacttacaatttttattcattgataTATGCTTGATAGTCAACTTTGCGTTCTTTTTTGGTAAAACGCGAGCCTACGAAGGAAGACTTGCAAGAAGTCCGCCCAATACAAGCTTATTAAGTTTTACTCCCCTACTTTCGCTGACACTACTGATGTTAGTAATGTCCGCATTTCAAACTATGGCATTCTACGTGGTCCAGCACTTCCCCGGGTTTGTCCCATTCAAATTCACTGCTGAAACGGGATATACCTGTTGGCAAAACTACTCTGTATTTTGCGTTTCATTGTTTCAGTATATCACAATGGCTATCGCCTTCTCCCGTGGTAAACCTTACCGGATGCCTATTTATACTAACACAGCATTTATCATGTCTATATTGCTGCTAACTGTTATATGCATTTATATAACTGCATATCCAGCAAATTGGGTGATAAATGCTCTACAACTTACCTTACCTCCTGGTTACGAATGGCGAGTTTTAATACTAACACTAGGCCTAGCCAATTTTCTCCTCTGTTTATTCGTCGAGTCATTCATCATTGAATTTCTGATTGAGAAAAAACTACGCCCAAAATTATATCGACCTGAGAAATCTAAAAAATCATATTTAGCGGTCGTTCACTatctaaaaaataattcgggcTGGCCCCGATTGAGCACCGCAAAACCAACTTTGCACATTACTTCAAGCTTAGAAAATATGACAAAAGTCATGAACACTACGTTTATTGCCGACATTGATTCTCATACTGAAAGTGGTGAGTCGGACGCTTTagacaatttttctccaatgGAACTTGCACAAGGAAGTAAACATGGTGTATACAACAATGCATTTGTTGATGATGAAGATTCCGCGAAAGTTAATTTCCCGAGTAATTGTTGA
- the LOC105685875 gene encoding membrane-associated progesterone receptor component 1 — protein sequence MAEENGVSAEWLLRVTSVFNEILTSPLNIILVGLITLLVYKILKHKTNVHGPAPIEPELPKIKRDFTVEELKPYNGNGPDKRVLMAINGSVYDVTRGRRFYGPGGPYAVFGGRDASRGLGTFSIVPGPDVYDDLSDLRAEEMDSVREWEEQFKEKYEYVGRLLKPGELPTNYSDEEEEGSQQEAESKSKYE from the exons ATGGCCGAAGAGAACGGGGTCTCTGCCGAGTGGCTCCTCCGTGTAACCAGTGTTTTTAATGAAATATTGACGTCCCCTCTGAACATAATATTGGTTGGACTTATAACCTTGCTCGTTTACAAAATTCTCAAACACAAAACTAATGTTCACGGGCCAGCACCCATCGAACCAGAATTGCCGAAAATCAAACGGGACTTTACAGTGGAGGAATTAAAGCCGTACAATGGAAACGGTCCTGACAAACGAGTTTTGATGGCAATCAATGGTAGTGTTTACGACGTTACACGAGGACGCAGGTTTTATGGACCTG GTGGACCTTACGCAGTATTTGGAGGCAGGGATGCGAGTCGTGGGCTTGGTACTTTTTCCATAGTCCCAGGGCCAGACGTTTACGATGATCTAAGTGATTTGAGAGCTGAAGAAATGGATTCCGTCAGGGAGTGGGAGGAACAGTTCAAAG AAAAGTACGAATACGTTGGACGACTTTTGAAGCCTGGTGAATTACCAACGAATTATTccgacgaagaagaggaaggtaGCCAGCAAGAAGCTGAATCCAAATCCAAGTACGAATGA
- the LOC105685873 gene encoding testis-expressed protein 10 homolog — translation MGKGHRHKKNLKSEKAKVKLKTKTKQLPKGLNVTDTSFKVKKILLREQLKTQNEDELVSRRNLNIKELMTRLQHYNSTVRQEAVRGLKEILCQHSEKILSSQLHSLLRSISALSLDKEKSVRRDSLKILKLILKPVSNDELEPFFDILISYLSCAMTHIDPNIKEDSLSFLDVLAENCGALLARNSPKVLPNFLDMISKLQTDSKLERTLTISLSSKQTSIKWRINVLSRLGTILTSIVNVKRHQKPNDNDFSSASNIIEVTEHTLHIPLFRKNYLKNCQFNYTKAQELNPRTSNCSDLEELQEFIKVLMPLMIESWLEVAPKQNKVAQSNLVITTEGSTLLSTIMKIMELLIEYIDIVESQWDVHTISLWFVANFRSMVDKNIIENFPYCLTKPVAHLKKRQVDFMDLPNTKCLEQNIAICHVYIWLSSFTDVHVPFSRDVSLRILQYLNERIEDWASKDNSALPHLTRCLKCLLLRASKVWYHNKVDLGTTLQALINAVSIHSKKELRSQMFSILTKIVMDHDLTELHSEPAFKEFIVSLPNLLLARSIQENSIKMLIRVVLQHRGWVEDILREKHEEIIQNAKRIDIIGSEDENRSRLSICNLFYFMDGQVYY, via the exons ATGGGTAAAGGGCACAggcataaaaaaaatctaaagtcTGAAAAAGCGAAAGTTAAGTTGAAAACCAAAACTAAACAACTTCCTAAAGGTCTCAACGTGACAGACACTTCTTTTAAAGTGAAAAAGATTCTGTTACGAGAACAGTTGAAAACACAAAATGAAGATGAATTAGTTAGTCGGCGGAATCTTAATATCAAG GAGTTGATGACCCGATTACAACATTACAACAGTACTGTTCGTCAAGAGGCTGTAAGAGGATTAAAAGAAATTTTGTGCCAGCATTCAGAGAAAATTCTGAGCTCACAACTTCATTCATTATTGCGGAGCATTTCTGCCTTGTCTttggacaaagaaaaaagcgtGCGAAgagattctttgaaaattttaaaactcATTTTGAAACCTGTGTCAAATGATGAACTTGAACCATTTTTCGATATTCTAATATCGTACCTGAGCTGTGCTATGACACACATAGATCCAAATATCAAAGAagattctctttcttttcttgatGTTTTGGCTGAAAACTGTGGTGCCTTGCTAGCCCGAAATAGTCCCAAAGTTTTACCTAATTTCTTGGATATGATTTCAAAGTTGCAAACAGACTCTAAACTTGAGAGAACATTGACAATATCACTCAGTTCTAAACAGACAAGTATCAAGTGGCGAATCAATGTTCTGAGCCGATTGGGTACCATATTGACTTCGATAGTTAATGTGAAAAGGCACCAAAAACcaaatgataatgattttaGTTCAGCATCGAATATAATAGAAGTAACTGAACATACATTGCATATCCCACTGTTCAGAAAGAATTATTTGAAGAATTGTCAATTCAACTATACTAAAGCGCAGGAGCTCAATCCTCGGACTAGCAATTGTTCAGATCTTGAAGAATTGCAGGAATTTATTAAAGTTTTAATGCCGTTGATGATTGAAAGTTGGTTGGAAGTTGCCCCAAAGCAAAATAAAGTAGCTCAATCAAACCTTGTAATTACTACTGAGGGGTCGACGCTGTTGAGTACTATCATGAAAATAATGGAACTATTAATTGAATATATCGACATAGTCGAATCCCAATGGGATGTACATACAATTAGTCTTTGGTTTGTTGCCAACTTTCGAAGTATGGTCGATAAGAATAttattgagaattttccgtatTGCCTGACAAAGCCAGTTGCCCACTTGAAGAAAAGACAAGTCGATTTTATGGACTTACCAAATACTAAGTGCTTGGAACAAAATATAGCCATTtgtcatgtatacatatggcTATCGAGTTTTACGGACGTCCATGTTCCTTTTTCCAGAGATGTATCCTTACGAATTCTCCAATATCTAAATG aaAGAATAGAAGATTGGGCCAGCAAAGATAACTCAGCACTACCTCATTTAACAAGATGTTTAAAATGTCTGCTACTTCGAGCAAGTAAAGTTTGGTATCATAATAAAGTTGACTTGGGAACAACATTACAAGCTTTAATTAATGCTGTTTCGATACATTCAAAGAAGGAACTACGCTCACAAATGTTTTCAATTCTCACCAAAATTGTTATGGATCATGACTTGACTGAACTACACAG CGAGCCCGCATTCAAAGAGTTTATCGTTTCCTTGCCAAATTTATTACTTGCTCGTTCTATACAAGAAAACTCTATCAAAATGCTGATCCGGGTAGTCCTGCAACACAGAGGGTGGGTTGAAGATATTCTTCGGGAAAAACATGAAGAAATCATTC AAAATGCGAAGCGTATTGACATCATTGGTTCAGAAGATGAAAACCGTTCTCGCCTTTCCATATGCAATCTCTTTTACTTCATGGACGGTCAAGTGTATTACTAA
- the LOC105685852 gene encoding uncharacterized protein LOC105685852: protein MFEDEEFDLDEDFLNDLTQKESQYYSQSEAIDEGNSSKRFKNDEGSSKSPCDKSNSNSVDELQEKAKYSTLESLVPNFHESGMIKTLRTNSILERLKQKGSSTSDISIQQNILTNKSNLNLKESSLPQKSCSHPVPVDSRRNLILNKLRQKSDENVSISTRSAKDESAPNNHGVTSTDPASNRYETNEDARLKPVKAICTKPIPLVRQFPGPAGLLRGTDNGNVPQIIPESSHLKDSHDDTDVDIVDNNAGLSKYCSQQTANLFFEGAWQLLMSDLDHGFLKEHEISMIKQKCLTNSYRNNKAPFLAGIVQRVDFSCLDPLVVLKDCTGTIEGTISKEILLKYPQYFVTGAVFFLGNVGLTTIGSYLKKCHFIATLKNIINIYSGNAKIFSKSEMSTKLDSYDLSHYFCEPALNDSIIDESQERLYIESVKPANDINRQINLSSLKNDRKLDEITKFTRHPPNSVTRTTAAEKFAAALSKKLDLDTPKIPDTELTNIITENRENLNDVNFSKVVDPKNGKFSFEFEDLEGFDEDFNA from the exons ATGTTTGAGGACGAAGAATTTGATCTGGATGAG GACTTTTTGAACGATCTAACACAGAAAGAATCGCAATATTATTCCCAGTCAGAAGCTATTGATGAAGGAAACTCCAGCAAGAGATTTAAGAATGATGAGGGTTCTTCTAAATCGCCTTGCGATAAATCAAACTCAAATTCGGTAGACGAACTTCAAGAAAAAGCTAAATATTCTACACTAGAGTCTTTGGTGCCTAATTTTCATGAGAGTGGTATGATAAAAACGCTTAGAACAAATTCAATCCTGGAAAGACTCAAGCAGAAAGGCAGCTCCACATCGGATATAAGTATTCAGCAGAATATCCTGACCAATAAGAGTAACCTAAACCTGAAGGAATCTAGTCTTCCACAAAAATCATGCTCACATCCGGTGCCTGTCGACTCTCGAAGGAATTTAATCCTGAACAAATTACGACAGAAAAGTGATGAGAACGTTTCAATAAGCACTCGCAGTGCCAAAGATGAGTCCGCACCAAATAATCATGGCGTAACCTCGACTGATCCTGCATCAAATCGATATGAAACGAATGAGGATGCTCGGTTAAAACCAGTCAAAGCGATCTGTACCAAGCCCATTCCGTTAGTTCGTCAATTTCCAGGTCCAGCTGGTTTGTTAAGAGGTACTGATAACGGAAACGTCCCCCAAATAATTCCTGAATCCTCTCATCTCAAAGACAGTCATGATGACACTGATGTTGATATTGTTGACAACAACGCTGGATTATCTAAATATTGTTCGCAGCAAACtgcaaatttgtttttcgaggGTGCGTGGCAGTTACTGATGAGTGATTTGGATCACGGATTTTTGAAAGAACATGAAATATcgatgataaaacaaaaatgccTGACTAACTCGTATAGAAATAACAAAGCACCATTTCTAGCTGGTATCGTGCAACGAGTTGATTTCAGCTGCCTTGATCCACTGGTAGTGTTGAAAGATTGTACTGGTACAATTGAAGGAACTATATCTAAAGAAATTTTGCTTAAATATCCCCAATATTTTGTAACCGGTGCAGTCTTTTTCTTGGGAAATGTCGGTCTCACAACCATTGGAAGTTACCTTAAAAAATGCCACTTTATTGCTACTTTGAAAAACatcattaatatttattcaggAAATGCTAAGATTTTTAGCAAGTCAGAGATGAGTACAAAATTAGATAGCTACGATCTCAGCCACTACTTTTGTGAACCTGCTTTGAACGACTCAATCATTGACGAATCACAAGAAAGATTATACATCGAAAGTGTCAAACCAGCGAATGACATAAATAGACAAATAAATCTAAGCAGTTTGAAGAACGACCGTAAGCTTGATGAAATCACGAAATTCACTCGGCACCCGCCAAACAGTGTTACGCGTACAACCGCAGCAGAAAAGTTTGCAGCTGCTTTGAGTAAAAAGTTAGATTTAGATACTCCAAAAATTCCTGATACCGAACTTACAAATATCATTACAgagaatcgtgaaaatttgaatgatgtaaatttttcgaaagtcgTCGATCCCAAAAACGGTAAATTCAGTTTCGAGTTCGAAGACCTTGAAGGTTTCGATGAGGACTTCAATGCTTGA